In Desulfomonile tiedjei DSM 6799, a genomic segment contains:
- a CDS encoding TerC family protein produces the protein MLDLLTSADAWLAFCTLTALELILGIDNIIFISILVDRLPEKRREVGRRLGLFLAMFMRIGLLTTLSWLIGLTAPLFILMGQEISGRDLILISGGLFLLWKSTKEIHHLLEGEKEGTPSQLTAAFSGVIIQIMLIDLVFSFDSIITAVGMVDNLAVMIAAVVASVALMMAFATQIGRFVSTHHTIKMLALSFLVVVGIVLICDGFDHHVPKGYIYFAMAFSVGVEMLNMRLRKRQVADVPNHSAAGTEAAT, from the coding sequence ATGCTAGACCTATTAACGAGTGCCGACGCGTGGCTGGCCTTCTGCACTCTAACAGCACTGGAACTCATCTTGGGAATCGACAACATCATCTTCATCTCGATTCTAGTGGACAGACTGCCTGAGAAGAGGCGTGAGGTGGGGAGACGTCTCGGTTTGTTTCTGGCCATGTTCATGCGCATCGGCTTGCTCACTACGCTATCATGGCTAATAGGACTGACTGCACCGTTGTTCATCTTAATGGGCCAAGAGATCTCGGGCAGAGATCTGATTCTTATCTCTGGTGGTCTCTTCTTACTCTGGAAAAGCACCAAAGAGATCCATCACCTTTTGGAAGGAGAGAAGGAAGGAACTCCCAGTCAATTGACGGCCGCCTTCTCTGGAGTGATCATTCAGATCATGCTAATTGACCTGGTTTTTTCATTTGATTCAATAATTACGGCTGTCGGGATGGTAGACAATCTTGCAGTCATGATCGCGGCTGTTGTCGCGTCCGTTGCCTTGATGATGGCTTTTGCAACACAGATCGGACGGTTTGTCAGCACTCATCACACAATCAAGATGCTGGCACTGTCATTCCTGGTGGTTGTAGGCATTGTCTTGATATGTGATGGTTTTGATCACCACGTCCCGAAAGGGTACATCTACTTCGCCATGGCTTTTTCTGTTGGTGTAGAAATGCTCAACATGCGTCTTCGGAAGCGGCAGGTTGCCGATGTTCCCAACCATTCTGCGGCTGGGACTGAAGCTGCTACTTAG
- the tnpC gene encoding IS66 family transposase: protein MSINGCPVCLEKQRCIDELKEKIQSLEAKLRYQERKAQEGYFGSSTPSSKIPIKRNSEQKEKKPKGARQGHKGSGRKSHECEFDYAVEVEAPDICPECGGILEKKGVEERSVLYTPSQKPERIVFRLPKRYCYRCERTFTPQTPGVLPKSLYGNQLIANAMTMYYLYGLPMGRICEQTGVSEGSLMEVYHRMGRLFERIPQKLIEEYRQAPVKHADETSWRTDGKNGYVWLFATPDLSIFQFGKSRSSQVVHAVLGKDRLPGVLVVDRYRGYKKAPCEIQYCYAHLLRDVQDLEKEFPEEAEVSTFVAVVAPLLALAQGLRSQPITDKQFYRRAAKLRTEIKAAMERPARHMGIRRIQDIFRENEERLYHWARDRTIPAENNLAERDLRPSVVARKVSYGSISDNGAKTRSILTTVLTTLKKRGNDPAEQMKKTLDQLATNLKLDPYELLFQRNGPQE, encoded by the coding sequence ATGAGCATAAACGGTTGTCCGGTTTGTTTGGAAAAACAGCGTTGCATTGACGAGTTAAAAGAAAAGATCCAGAGCCTGGAGGCTAAACTGCGCTATCAAGAGCGCAAGGCTCAAGAAGGATACTTCGGCTCTTCCACTCCCTCATCCAAAATACCAATCAAGAGGAACAGTGAACAGAAGGAGAAAAAGCCCAAAGGTGCGCGGCAGGGACACAAAGGTTCCGGTCGCAAGAGCCACGAGTGCGAGTTTGATTATGCGGTAGAAGTGGAGGCTCCAGATATCTGTCCCGAATGCGGGGGTATTCTTGAAAAGAAAGGGGTGGAAGAGAGGAGTGTCCTGTATACGCCTTCTCAAAAACCCGAACGAATAGTATTTCGCTTACCCAAAAGGTATTGTTATCGTTGTGAACGCACGTTTACCCCCCAGACTCCCGGAGTGCTTCCCAAGAGTCTTTACGGAAATCAACTCATTGCCAATGCCATGACGATGTATTACCTCTATGGTCTTCCCATGGGACGGATCTGTGAACAGACCGGAGTAAGCGAAGGAAGCCTGATGGAGGTATACCATCGAATGGGGCGACTTTTTGAAAGAATTCCTCAAAAGCTCATTGAAGAATATCGACAAGCTCCTGTGAAGCACGCAGATGAGACGAGCTGGCGCACTGACGGCAAGAACGGATACGTTTGGCTCTTCGCCACTCCCGATTTGAGCATTTTCCAATTTGGCAAGAGTCGCTCGTCCCAAGTAGTTCATGCAGTCCTCGGCAAAGATCGGCTACCGGGCGTTTTGGTTGTGGATCGTTACCGCGGCTACAAGAAAGCTCCATGTGAGATTCAATATTGTTACGCTCACCTTCTGCGAGATGTCCAGGATTTGGAAAAAGAGTTTCCCGAAGAAGCAGAGGTCTCAACTTTTGTGGCTGTTGTGGCTCCTTTACTTGCACTCGCTCAGGGACTTCGCAGCCAACCGATTACGGATAAGCAATTCTATCGTCGAGCGGCTAAGCTTCGGACTGAAATTAAGGCCGCTATGGAGCGACCGGCCCGCCATATGGGTATTCGCCGGATTCAAGATATCTTCCGTGAAAATGAAGAGAGGCTTTATCACTGGGCTCGAGACCGAACGATTCCGGCAGAAAACAATTTAGCCGAAAGAGATCTGAGACCCTCTGTTGTGGCAAGGAAGGTCAGCTATGGATCTATTTCTGATAACGGAGCCAAGACGCGCAGTATTCTCACAACCGTCCTCACCACCCTCAAGAAACGAGGTAACGACCCTGCAGAACAGATGAAGAAAACTCTCGATCAATTAGCAACGAATCTTAAGCTGGACCCCTATGAACTCCTCTTTCAAAGAAACGGCCCTCAAGAATAG